From a single Aquincola tertiaricarbonis genomic region:
- the sctR gene encoding type III secretion system export apparatus subunit SctR, translating into MNQFTPSSALVTVIVLALAPFVAVMVTSFTKIIVVLSLLRNALGLQQVPPNVVLNGMAIVLSLYVMFPVGQQMAERVGSVQGLGSSTESLLAAADRAKEPLREFLIRHSHPRERAFFHRTAQKSLSADRAAQVSERDFIVVLPAFTVSELSTAFQIGFLIFLPFLVIDLVISNILMSMGMQMLTPTTVSLPFKLLLFVLVDGWIKLVHGLVLSYA; encoded by the coding sequence CTGAACCAGTTCACGCCCTCGTCGGCGCTGGTCACGGTCATCGTGCTGGCGCTGGCGCCCTTCGTTGCGGTGATGGTCACGTCCTTCACCAAGATCATCGTGGTGCTGAGCCTGCTGCGCAATGCGCTGGGCCTGCAGCAGGTGCCGCCCAATGTGGTGCTCAACGGCATGGCCATCGTGCTCAGCCTGTACGTGATGTTCCCGGTGGGCCAGCAGATGGCCGAGCGCGTGGGCAGCGTGCAGGGCCTGGGCAGCAGCACCGAATCGCTGCTGGCCGCGGCCGACCGCGCCAAGGAGCCGCTGCGCGAGTTCCTCATCCGCCATTCGCATCCGCGTGAGCGGGCCTTCTTCCACCGCACCGCGCAGAAGTCGCTCAGCGCCGACCGCGCCGCGCAGGTCAGCGAACGCGACTTCATCGTGGTGCTGCCGGCCTTCACCGTCAGCGAGCTGTCCACGGCCTTCCAGATCGGCTTCCTGATCTTCCTGCCCTTTCTGGTGATCGACCTGGTGATCAGCAACATCCTGATGTCCATGGGCATGCAGATGCTGACGCCCACCACCGTCTCGCTGCCTTTCAAGCTGCTGCTGTTCGTGCTGGTGGACGGCTGGATCAAGCTGGTGCACGGCCTCGTGCTGTCCTACGCATGA
- the sctC gene encoding type III secretion system outer membrane ring subunit SctC yields the protein MKRVWLTWLVALLAAVLTALMAAPPAQAMPIPFADREVQLTAREQPIAAFLQDLFGLVDVPVSVSPSVKGAVNGSFSGPAARVWRNIARAFNLVEYYDGAVLHIYAPADMVTRTLPVAPSLAARVQRNVLEMRLPDARNTVRSTEDGTLIVSGTRRFMEQVEEITRAQLVSDRTGPPSGFKVFYLRYAWAQDVSISFGGRQVVLPGVASIVRAMMSSQSRSQVAVQSLEQPAAGTVPGLRGQRAARPYGGNTAGTAGQGTLGGPQADAGMASGPVLAAAYGAPGVAGAMPNAAAGSALPPLAPQALSLADGAMVRVEADARLNAVIVRDAPDRLAQYEQLISALDIEPQTLEIEATIIDVNTERLKELGINWRYSRGRSSLLFGRGDASDRGLAPGTAPADITPVGRGGFVSAVLGDAREFIARVNLLEDQGAAKVVSSPQVLTLSNVEAVFDNSSTFYVRVAGREDVDLFNVSAGTTLRVTPHVFKDNGEVRIKMLVSIEDGALSSTRVVDTLPVVERSAVNTQALIFEGESLLLGGITRESSNDGVTKVPGLGDVPVLGNLFRNTSQGTSRVERMFLISPRLSAGRQARAAVPPAPPVPAPPAVTAPVAPGGLPPEQPLPPTPTSR from the coding sequence ATGAAACGCGTCTGGCTGACCTGGCTGGTGGCCCTGCTGGCGGCCGTGCTCACCGCGCTGATGGCCGCGCCGCCCGCTCAGGCCATGCCCATTCCCTTCGCGGACCGCGAAGTGCAGCTCACCGCGCGCGAGCAGCCGATCGCCGCCTTCCTGCAGGACCTGTTCGGCCTGGTGGACGTGCCGGTGTCGGTGAGCCCCAGCGTCAAGGGTGCGGTCAATGGCAGCTTCAGCGGCCCGGCGGCGCGGGTGTGGCGCAACATCGCCCGCGCCTTCAACCTGGTGGAGTACTACGACGGCGCGGTGCTGCACATCTATGCGCCGGCCGACATGGTGACGCGCACGCTGCCGGTGGCGCCTTCGCTGGCGGCCCGGGTGCAGCGCAACGTGCTGGAGATGCGGCTGCCCGATGCCCGCAACACCGTGCGCAGCACCGAAGACGGCACGTTGATCGTCAGCGGCACCCGGCGCTTCATGGAGCAGGTGGAGGAGATCACCCGCGCGCAGCTGGTGAGCGACCGCACCGGCCCGCCCAGCGGCTTCAAGGTGTTCTACCTGCGTTATGCGTGGGCGCAGGACGTCAGCATCAGCTTCGGTGGCCGCCAGGTGGTGCTGCCGGGCGTGGCCAGCATCGTGCGGGCGATGATGAGCTCGCAGTCGCGCAGCCAGGTGGCGGTGCAGTCGCTTGAGCAGCCGGCCGCCGGCACCGTGCCGGGCCTGCGCGGGCAGCGTGCGGCCCGGCCTTATGGCGGCAATACAGCTGGCACCGCCGGCCAGGGCACGCTGGGCGGGCCCCAGGCCGATGCGGGCATGGCCTCGGGGCCGGTGCTGGCCGCGGCCTATGGCGCTCCTGGCGTCGCTGGCGCCATGCCCAACGCCGCCGCCGGCTCGGCGCTGCCGCCGCTGGCACCGCAGGCCTTGTCGCTGGCCGATGGCGCGATGGTGCGGGTGGAGGCCGATGCCCGGCTCAATGCCGTCATCGTGCGTGATGCCCCCGACCGGCTGGCGCAGTACGAGCAACTGATCTCGGCGCTCGACATCGAGCCACAGACGCTGGAGATCGAAGCCACCATCATCGACGTCAACACCGAGCGGCTGAAGGAGCTGGGCATCAACTGGCGCTACTCGCGCGGCCGCAGCTCGCTGCTGTTCGGCCGTGGCGATGCCAGCGACCGCGGCCTGGCGCCGGGCACCGCGCCGGCCGACATCACGCCCGTCGGCCGCGGCGGCTTCGTCTCCGCCGTGCTGGGCGATGCGCGTGAATTCATCGCCCGCGTCAACCTGCTGGAAGACCAGGGCGCGGCCAAGGTGGTGTCCAGCCCGCAGGTGCTCACGCTGTCCAACGTGGAGGCGGTGTTCGACAACAGCAGCACCTTCTACGTTCGCGTGGCGGGCCGTGAAGACGTCGACCTCTTCAACGTCTCGGCCGGCACCACGCTGCGCGTGACGCCGCATGTGTTCAAGGACAACGGCGAGGTGCGCATCAAGATGCTGGTGTCCATCGAGGACGGCGCCTTGTCCAGCACCCGCGTGGTGGACACGCTGCCGGTGGTCGAGCGCTCGGCCGTCAACACCCAGGCGCTGATCTTCGAAGGCGAAAGCCTGCTGCTGGGCGGCATCACCCGCGAGTCCAGCAACGACGGCGTGACCAAGGTGCCGGGCCTGGGCGACGTGCCGGTGCTCGGCAACCTGTTCCGCAACACCAGCCAGGGCACCAGCCGGGTGGAGCGCATGTTCCTCATCTCGCCGCGGCTGTCGGCCGGCCGGCAGGCAAGGGCGGCGGTGCCCCCGGCGCCGCCGGTGCCCGCCCCGCCCGCCGTCACCGCCCCGGTGGCCCCTGGTGGGCTGCCGCCCGAGCAGCCGCTGCCCCCGACGCCCACCTCCCGCTGA
- a CDS encoding sensor histidine kinase: protein MTELRTPRHRAATALDDARRREQEAMRLALDAFDCGLALVDLTHRRLPWCSPAFSSHCCVQAEAPLAALEPRLPGLTALLVRLVRGSALRLDLPADRLAEGLYAQATLVRPGLAAVRLLWTRDEAAASAEAMPVDTAPAVAAPAEPAPLPHSAADEQAEAARRHLEDREKLLFTSRALSVGEMASTLAHELNQPIGTVANVLRGLRMRLERPAARSEELLTGVQLALDQALFASRIIARIREYTQARGPRLQRLELGQVVRESLALLDWEVRRDGIEVQLELAPRPCPVQGDEVMLQQIFVNLMRNAIEAMRDNPPDAHGRVPRRLALRLSVERSGREAVLRLRDNGCGLPSDDAAQLFVPFQSSKPNGMGIGLNICRSFAELHQGRLWFSRNEGPDGQPERGCSFHLALPLLPAEAPNAPGRTT, encoded by the coding sequence ATGACCGAGCTGCGCACCCCCCGCCACCGCGCCGCCACCGCGCTGGACGATGCGCGCCGCCGCGAGCAGGAGGCCATGCGGCTGGCGCTGGACGCCTTCGACTGCGGCCTGGCGCTGGTCGACCTGACCCACCGCCGGCTGCCCTGGTGCAGCCCCGCCTTCAGCAGCCATTGCTGCGTGCAGGCCGAGGCGCCGCTGGCCGCGCTGGAGCCCCGGCTGCCCGGCCTCACCGCCTTGCTGGTGCGCCTGGTGCGCGGCAGCGCGCTGCGGCTGGACCTGCCGGCCGATCGCCTGGCCGAAGGCCTGTATGCCCAGGCTACGCTGGTGCGCCCCGGCCTGGCCGCGGTGCGCCTGCTGTGGACCCGCGATGAAGCCGCGGCGTCCGCCGAAGCCATGCCCGTCGACACGGCGCCCGCGGTGGCGGCGCCGGCCGAGCCTGCGCCCCTGCCGCACTCGGCCGCCGACGAGCAGGCCGAAGCCGCCCGCCGCCACCTGGAAGACCGCGAGAAGCTGCTGTTCACTTCCCGCGCGCTGTCGGTGGGCGAGATGGCTTCCACCCTGGCGCATGAACTCAACCAGCCCATCGGCACCGTGGCCAACGTGCTGCGCGGCCTGCGCATGCGGCTGGAACGCCCGGCCGCCCGCAGCGAAGAGTTGCTGACCGGCGTGCAGCTGGCGCTGGACCAGGCGCTGTTCGCCTCGCGCATCATCGCCCGCATCCGCGAGTACACCCAGGCCCGCGGCCCGCGGTTGCAGCGGCTGGAGCTGGGCCAGGTGGTGCGCGAATCGCTGGCGCTGCTCGATTGGGAGGTGCGGCGCGACGGCATCGAGGTGCAGCTGGAACTGGCCCCGCGGCCCTGCCCGGTGCAGGGCGACGAGGTGATGCTGCAGCAGATCTTCGTCAACCTGATGCGCAATGCCATCGAGGCCATGCGCGACAACCCGCCCGATGCCCATGGCCGCGTGCCGCGCCGGCTGGCGCTGCGCTTGAGCGTGGAACGCTCCGGCCGTGAAGCCGTGCTGCGCCTGCGCGACAACGGCTGCGGCCTGCCCAGCGACGACGCGGCCCAGCTGTTCGTGCCCTTCCAGTCCAGCAAGCCCAACGGCATGGGCATCGGGCTGAACATCTGCCGATCGTTCGCCGAGCTGCATCAAGGCCGGCTCTGGTTCAGCCGCAACGAGGGGCCTGACGGCCAGCCCGAGCGCGGCTGCAGCTTCCACCTGGCGCTGCCGCTGCTGCCGGCCGAAGCGCCCAACGCCCCCGGGAGAACGACATGA
- a CDS encoding FliI/YscN family ATPase, with product MTGNLSRQVDPVAHGAQAATLLGPAVWQALQHGRPLGQRGRVVQAFGTTLRVSGLQARIGQQCLVWDARGARLPAEVVGLSHGEAILVPLGSLDDVAADAWVEVVSDAPAVPCGSVLLGRVLDAFGQPLDGQPLPAQGLAWRPVQAPAPNPLQRLPVQQVFATGVKAIDAALSIGEGQRVGVFATAGGGKSTLLGMLARQAESDVNVVALIGERGREVREFLDDSLGAAGLARSVVVVATSERPAMERLRAAQAATAIAEGFRAQGARVMLLMDSVTRYARALREIGLSVGEPPVRRGFPPSVFAELPRLFERAGNDAHGSMTAFYTVLAEDEDGSDPVAEEVRSILDGHIVLSRELAQAGHYPAIDVPASASRVFNRVAQPDHQAAALRLRALMAKQAEIRLLLQVGEYQRGADALADEAIARWPDIQALLRQRPDEASAWDETLQQLQQAVG from the coding sequence ATGACTGGTAACCTGTCTAGACAAGTCGATCCGGTGGCCCATGGCGCGCAGGCCGCCACGCTGCTGGGCCCCGCCGTGTGGCAGGCGCTGCAGCATGGCCGGCCGCTGGGCCAGCGTGGCCGGGTGGTGCAGGCCTTCGGCACCACGCTGCGGGTGAGCGGCCTGCAGGCCCGCATCGGCCAGCAATGCCTGGTGTGGGACGCCCGCGGCGCGCGGCTGCCGGCCGAGGTGGTGGGCTTGTCGCATGGCGAAGCCATCCTGGTGCCGCTGGGCAGCCTGGACGACGTGGCCGCCGATGCCTGGGTGGAGGTGGTGTCCGATGCGCCCGCCGTGCCCTGCGGCAGCGTGCTGCTGGGCCGGGTGCTGGACGCCTTCGGCCAGCCGCTGGACGGCCAGCCGCTGCCTGCGCAGGGCCTGGCCTGGCGGCCGGTGCAGGCGCCCGCGCCCAACCCTTTGCAGCGGCTGCCGGTGCAGCAGGTATTCGCCACCGGCGTCAAGGCCATCGATGCCGCGCTCAGCATTGGCGAAGGCCAGCGCGTGGGCGTGTTCGCCACCGCCGGCGGCGGCAAGAGCACGCTGCTGGGCATGCTGGCCCGCCAGGCCGAGAGCGATGTCAACGTGGTGGCGCTGATCGGCGAGCGTGGCCGCGAAGTGCGCGAGTTCCTGGACGACAGCCTGGGCGCCGCCGGCCTGGCCCGCTCGGTGGTGGTGGTGGCCACGTCGGAGCGCCCGGCGATGGAGCGGCTGCGCGCGGCGCAGGCGGCCACCGCCATCGCCGAGGGCTTCCGCGCCCAGGGCGCGCGGGTGATGCTGCTGATGGATTCCGTCACCCGCTATGCCCGTGCGCTGCGCGAGATCGGCCTGTCGGTGGGTGAGCCGCCGGTGCGCCGGGGCTTCCCGCCCTCGGTGTTCGCCGAGCTGCCGCGCCTGTTTGAACGCGCGGGCAACGACGCCCATGGCTCGATGACCGCGTTCTACACCGTGCTGGCCGAAGACGAAGACGGCAGCGACCCGGTGGCCGAGGAGGTGCGCTCCATCCTCGACGGCCACATCGTGCTGTCGCGCGAGCTGGCGCAGGCCGGCCATTACCCGGCCATCGACGTGCCCGCCAGCGCCAGCCGCGTGTTCAACCGCGTGGCCCAGCCCGACCACCAGGCGGCCGCCCTTCGGCTGCGCGCGCTGATGGCCAAGCAGGCCGAGATCCGGCTGCTGCTGCAGGTGGGCGAATACCAGCGCGGCGCCGATGCGCTGGCCGACGAGGCCATCGCCCGCTGGCCCGACATCCAGGCGCTGCTGCGCCAGCGGCCCGATGAAGCCAGCGCCTGGGACGAAACCCTGCAGCAGCTGCAGCAGGCGGTGGGCTGA
- a CDS encoding DUF6683 family protein, whose amino-acid sequence MTSTSSPTDLRAAALADRLAASFGELLMGGAATDADDLAPLTVLPAAQATAPQQLAAAHPGGPAARQQALALYRRCLAHYRQRLQSGLPEDDVGQAAAYFVLACVAALQQIDVSPAQLALVERQMRRLLGQHPAWAQAAATERQALFEQFAVLGMLVGESQHEARRQGPAARVNVQNAARGYLRQLLGLQPDHLHLGDHGLTLRLPAQPLAEALKAAGQA is encoded by the coding sequence ATGACCTCGACCTCTTCCCCCACCGACCTGCGCGCCGCCGCACTGGCCGACCGCCTGGCCGCCAGCTTCGGCGAGCTGCTGATGGGCGGCGCTGCCACCGATGCCGACGACCTGGCCCCGCTCACGGTGCTGCCGGCCGCCCAGGCCACTGCGCCACAGCAGCTGGCGGCGGCGCACCCCGGCGGCCCGGCCGCGCGCCAGCAGGCGCTGGCCTTGTACCGCCGCTGCCTGGCGCACTACCGGCAGCGCCTGCAGTCGGGCCTGCCCGAAGACGACGTCGGCCAGGCGGCTGCCTACTTCGTGCTGGCCTGCGTGGCTGCGTTGCAGCAGATCGACGTCAGCCCTGCCCAGCTGGCGCTGGTGGAACGGCAGATGCGCCGGCTGCTGGGCCAGCACCCGGCCTGGGCGCAGGCAGCGGCCACCGAACGCCAGGCCTTGTTCGAGCAGTTCGCGGTGCTGGGCATGCTGGTGGGCGAAAGCCAGCACGAAGCCCGCCGCCAGGGCCCGGCCGCTCGCGTCAACGTGCAAAACGCCGCCCGCGGCTACCTGCGCCAGCTGCTGGGCCTGCAGCCCGACCACCTGCACCTGGGCGACCACGGCCTGACCCTGCGCCTGCCGGCGCAGCCGCTGGCCGAGGCGCTGAAGGCGGCCGGCCAGGCATGA
- the sctS gene encoding type III secretion system export apparatus subunit SctS, translating into MMQSEALQLTYQALWLVLLLSAPPVIVAAIIGLVIAFLQAATQIQEQTFQYAAKFFAIVLTIFLTASLLGGTLLQYTDTVMSGFAGMVRR; encoded by the coding sequence ATGATGCAGAGCGAAGCCTTGCAACTGACCTACCAGGCACTGTGGCTGGTGCTGCTGCTGTCGGCACCGCCGGTCATCGTGGCGGCCATCATCGGCCTGGTCATCGCCTTCCTGCAGGCGGCCACGCAGATCCAGGAGCAGACCTTCCAGTACGCGGCCAAGTTCTTCGCCATCGTGCTCACCATCTTCCTCACCGCTTCGCTGCTGGGTGGCACGCTGCTGCAGTACACCGACACGGTGATGAGCGGCTTTGCCGGCATGGTGCGGCGCTAG
- a CDS encoding response regulator transcription factor, translating to MNTAPQPGHPTDASTRTIFIVDDNADFRSSAHWWLAGAGYEVVDFADPAEALAGLCNARPSGPACVLLDVRMPGMSGLDLHDRLRAQGMPWPVVYMTGHGDVPLAVQAMQRGAVSFLEKPFADQALEEALDRAFHASAVPAAAVVPVPPAAMQPVPATAPGATAVPAVEEPARQAWQQRLARLTPRERELLGWVVEGKLNKVIADRMGISIKTVELHRKRVMDKLQASSVTHLITMVVSGRVA from the coding sequence ATGAACACCGCCCCCCAACCTGGCCACCCGACCGACGCCTCTACGCGCACCATCTTCATCGTCGACGACAACGCCGACTTCCGCAGCTCGGCCCACTGGTGGCTGGCCGGCGCCGGCTACGAGGTGGTGGACTTCGCCGACCCCGCCGAGGCCCTGGCCGGCCTGTGCAACGCCCGCCCCAGCGGCCCCGCCTGCGTGCTGCTGGACGTGCGCATGCCCGGCATGAGCGGCCTGGACCTGCACGACCGCCTGCGCGCGCAAGGCATGCCCTGGCCGGTGGTGTACATGACCGGCCACGGCGATGTGCCGCTGGCCGTGCAGGCCATGCAGCGCGGCGCGGTGAGCTTCCTGGAAAAGCCGTTCGCCGACCAGGCGCTGGAAGAGGCGCTGGACCGCGCCTTCCATGCCAGCGCGGTGCCTGCCGCCGCCGTGGTGCCGGTGCCGCCGGCGGCCATGCAGCCGGTGCCGGCCACCGCGCCGGGGGCTACCGCCGTGCCCGCTGTGGAAGAGCCGGCCCGGCAGGCCTGGCAGCAGCGCCTGGCGCGCCTGACGCCGCGTGAGCGTGAACTGCTGGGCTGGGTGGTGGAGGGCAAGCTCAACAAGGTCATCGCCGACCGCATGGGCATCAGCATCAAGACGGTGGAGCTGCACCGCAAGCGCGTGATGGACAAGCTGCAGGCCAGCTCGGTGACGCACCTCATCACCATGGTGGTGAGCGGCCGGGTGGCATGA
- the sctJ gene encoding type III secretion system inner membrane ring lipoprotein SctJ → MPSSPRRAALACALAAALLAGCGEQELYGGLSERQANEMVSVLRQAGIEADKAGREAGSFAVTAPKDSFARAIATLNASGYPRDGFDSLGQVFKKEGFVSSPLEERARLNYALSQEIANTLHSIDGVVVARVHLAVPEKDLLADKPPPASASVFIKHRPQVDMSGRLGQIKALVVNSIEGLPYDNVTVALFPAEPGPLRAAAPEGLAGWAADGRSPWAVLAGVLGGVALLSGIAGWWLWHRPRRAARLPGLPVAGTGVEPVEAAAPTAAPPTLRRAA, encoded by the coding sequence ATGCCTTCTTCCCCGCGCCGTGCCGCGCTGGCCTGCGCCCTGGCCGCCGCCTTGCTGGCCGGCTGCGGCGAGCAGGAGCTGTACGGCGGCCTGAGCGAGCGGCAGGCCAACGAGATGGTGTCGGTGCTGCGCCAGGCCGGCATCGAGGCCGACAAGGCCGGGCGCGAGGCCGGCAGCTTCGCCGTCACCGCGCCGAAGGACAGCTTTGCGCGGGCCATCGCCACGCTCAACGCCAGCGGCTACCCGCGCGACGGCTTCGACAGCCTGGGCCAGGTGTTCAAGAAGGAGGGTTTCGTCTCGTCGCCGCTGGAAGAACGCGCGCGCCTCAATTACGCGCTGTCGCAGGAGATCGCCAACACCTTGCACAGCATCGATGGCGTGGTGGTGGCGCGGGTGCACCTGGCGGTGCCCGAGAAGGACCTGCTGGCCGACAAGCCGCCGCCGGCCTCGGCCTCGGTCTTCATCAAGCACCGCCCGCAGGTCGACATGAGCGGCCGGCTGGGGCAGATCAAGGCGCTGGTGGTCAATTCCATCGAAGGCCTGCCCTATGACAACGTGACCGTGGCGCTGTTCCCGGCCGAGCCGGGGCCGCTGCGGGCCGCAGCGCCCGAGGGCCTGGCCGGCTGGGCGGCCGACGGTCGCTCGCCGTGGGCCGTGCTGGCCGGTGTGCTGGGCGGCGTGGCGCTGCTCAGCGGCATCGCCGGCTGGTGGCTGTGGCACCGGCCGCGCAGGGCCGCGCGCCTGCCCGGGCTGCCGGTGGCGGGCACCGGCGTCGAGCCGGTCGAGGCCGCTGCACCCACGGCGGCTCCACCCACGCTGCGCCGCGCGGCCTGA
- a CDS encoding FliH/SctL family protein — protein MTAPGFIAVHRSALGSLSLGRAWLSADELTACHSATALLARLESLATRREAELQGARDAAHAQGLTEGRAEALRQAGPQLAEAWQQAADDAVLQAAELRQAAVALALQIVERITAELAPAEVVAALARRAAEALAPEQPAVLRLHPEVAQALSALPGLADGSRLQLRPDATLAPLDCVFDTPAGQLIAGLPQQLQRLGGQLQAAAAQEVA, from the coding sequence ATGACGGCGCCTGGGTTCATTGCGGTGCACCGCAGCGCGCTGGGCAGCCTGAGCCTGGGCCGGGCCTGGCTGTCGGCCGACGAGCTGACCGCCTGCCACAGCGCCACCGCGCTGCTGGCGCGCCTGGAAAGCCTGGCCACCCGGCGTGAGGCGGAGCTTCAAGGCGCCCGTGATGCGGCCCACGCCCAAGGGCTGACCGAAGGCCGCGCCGAAGCCCTGCGCCAGGCGGGCCCGCAACTGGCCGAGGCCTGGCAGCAGGCCGCCGACGATGCCGTGCTGCAGGCGGCCGAGCTGCGCCAGGCCGCGGTGGCGCTGGCGCTGCAGATCGTCGAGCGCATCACCGCCGAACTGGCGCCGGCCGAGGTGGTGGCCGCGCTGGCGCGCCGCGCCGCCGAGGCGCTGGCGCCGGAACAGCCGGCGGTGCTGCGTCTGCACCCCGAGGTGGCGCAGGCCCTCAGTGCGCTGCCCGGCCTGGCCGACGGCAGCCGCCTGCAGCTGCGGCCCGATGCCACGCTGGCGCCGCTGGACTGCGTGTTCGACACCCCCGCCGGGCAGCTGATCGCCGGCCTGCCGCAGCAGCTGCAGCGCCTGGGCGGGCAGCTGCAGGCCGCCGCGGCGCAGGAGGTGGCATGA
- a CDS encoding SctD/MshK family protein, with translation MHPPVESDLPLADAASHGLQLQVLAGPQRGACAPVPPGLPFTLGGSADCDIVLRGLAGLPLALRLCLQPQALSVQVLQGRAQVAGQSLSAGQSTHCAPDAELVLGPVRVGLVRAMDAADQPQPEARQAAAQTPDGAWPPLATATDEVLAPSATARRTPWWAGRRGWQALVAGGGALAAVSVGMLASAYTQPAAAPAREPLAQQAQATLQAAGLGQLRVRPDAEGHGLLVTGYLDTGAQRAQAEQLLAAQPLPARWQVHVNQQVADAVADVYRINGVPAQARAVGEGAVAVTTREADASRLERVRDAARRDVPGLAAIDARNLPPPAPPGPVPVVDDPGKRLASIVPGEPPYVVTADGTRYFEGALLPTGHRIAGIERHRVLLDRDGAVTPLVF, from the coding sequence ATGCACCCGCCCGTCGAATCCGATCTGCCGCTGGCCGACGCGGCCAGCCACGGCCTGCAACTGCAGGTGCTGGCCGGCCCGCAACGCGGCGCCTGCGCGCCGGTGCCGCCGGGGCTGCCGTTCACGTTGGGCGGCAGTGCCGATTGCGACATCGTGCTGCGGGGCCTGGCCGGCCTGCCGCTGGCGCTGCGCTTGTGCCTGCAGCCGCAGGCGCTGTCGGTGCAAGTGCTGCAAGGCCGGGCCCAGGTGGCCGGCCAGTCGCTGTCCGCAGGCCAGAGCACGCATTGCGCGCCCGATGCCGAATTGGTGCTGGGCCCGGTGCGCGTCGGCCTGGTGCGGGCGATGGACGCGGCGGACCAGCCGCAGCCCGAGGCTCGCCAGGCCGCCGCGCAGACCCCTGACGGCGCTTGGCCACCGCTGGCCACGGCCACCGATGAAGTGCTGGCGCCCAGCGCGACGGCCCGCCGCACGCCGTGGTGGGCCGGCCGTCGCGGTTGGCAGGCCCTGGTGGCCGGCGGTGGTGCGCTGGCCGCGGTGTCGGTGGGCATGCTGGCCTCGGCCTACACCCAGCCGGCCGCGGCCCCGGCGCGTGAGCCGCTGGCGCAGCAGGCGCAGGCCACGCTGCAGGCGGCCGGGCTGGGTCAGCTGCGGGTGCGGCCCGACGCCGAAGGCCATGGCCTGCTGGTCACCGGCTACCTGGACACCGGCGCCCAGCGCGCGCAGGCCGAGCAGCTGTTGGCCGCGCAGCCATTGCCGGCCCGCTGGCAGGTGCATGTCAACCAGCAGGTGGCCGATGCGGTGGCCGACGTGTACCGCATCAACGGCGTGCCGGCGCAGGCCCGCGCGGTGGGCGAGGGCGCGGTGGCCGTCACCACCCGGGAGGCCGATGCCAGCCGCCTGGAGCGGGTGCGCGATGCCGCCCGCCGCGACGTGCCCGGCCTGGCCGCGATCGACGCGCGCAACCTGCCGCCGCCGGCGCCACCCGGCCCGGTGCCGGTGGTGGACGACCCCGGCAAGCGGCTCGCGTCCATCGTGCCGGGTGAGCCGCCTTATGTCGTCACCGCCGACGGCACCCGTTATTTCGAAGGTGCGCTGCTGCCCACGGGGCATCGCATCGCCGGCATCGAGCGGCACCGCGTGCTGCTGGATCGGGACGGCGCCGTGACGCCGCTCGTGTTCTGA
- the sctT gene encoding type III secretion system export apparatus subunit SctT, translating to MDLFAPIGSLGDVALLVGLATTRIAVAFVLLPVLAPDTVPALVRNAMFLSLGCLTLALQPTVALAGFGALQWLLLFGREAVLGLALGFGLAAFLWAFEAAGQIVDTKVAVGNGQLMDPMSGQQVSVTGALLGRLAGFLFMFGGGFMLFIGVLLESFRAWPLAQPGLLPRLQGLGVFEGYLHELMALAFLLAAPALVVMFAVDLSLGLVNRYAPQLNVIAVSMSLKALAATAIWLLLLGTLVQGFADELARRIAAVLPTLARLFPPG from the coding sequence ATGGACCTGTTCGCCCCCATCGGCTCACTGGGCGACGTGGCGCTGCTGGTGGGCCTGGCCACCACCCGCATCGCGGTGGCCTTCGTGCTGCTGCCGGTGCTGGCGCCCGACACGGTGCCGGCCCTGGTGCGCAATGCCATGTTCCTGTCGCTGGGCTGCCTGACGCTGGCGCTGCAGCCCACGGTGGCGCTGGCCGGCTTCGGCGCGCTGCAATGGCTGCTGCTGTTCGGGCGTGAGGCGGTGCTGGGCCTCGCGCTGGGCTTCGGCCTGGCCGCCTTTCTGTGGGCCTTCGAGGCCGCGGGCCAGATCGTCGACACCAAGGTGGCGGTGGGCAACGGCCAGCTGATGGACCCGATGTCGGGCCAGCAGGTCTCGGTCACCGGCGCGCTGCTGGGCCGGCTGGCCGGCTTTCTCTTCATGTTCGGCGGTGGCTTCATGCTCTTCATCGGCGTGCTGCTCGAGAGCTTCCGCGCCTGGCCGCTGGCCCAGCCCGGCCTGCTGCCGCGCTTGCAGGGCCTGGGCGTGTTCGAGGGCTATCTGCACGAGCTGATGGCGCTGGCCTTTCTGCTGGCCGCGCCCGCGCTGGTGGTGATGTTCGCGGTCGACCTGTCGCTGGGCCTGGTCAACCGCTATGCGCCGCAGCTCAACGTCATCGCGGTGTCGATGTCGCTCAAGGCCCTGGCGGCCACCGCCATCTGGCTGCTGCTGCTGGGCACGCTGGTGCAGGGCTTCGCCGACGAGCTGGCGCGCCGCATCGCGGCGGTGCTGCCCACGCTGGCCCGGCTGTTCCCGCCGGGCTAG